A DNA window from Bacteroidota bacterium contains the following coding sequences:
- a CDS encoding cytochrome P460 family protein: MRILLPLAGSLSLLFGLFAQHDIKRPASSEIAFPEGYAETYTNYLSLDRTMNPDQVIRLFANDVAMQGPDDEGKLPFGSVLVAEVYKAKKNDKGEILTSTLGRRIKGDLALIAVMQREEDWGEGYVAELSNGNWEFAAFKADGMDAGKNLDACRAC; the protein is encoded by the coding sequence ATGCGAATTTTACTCCCCCTTGCCGGCAGCCTTTCGCTCTTGTTTGGGCTGTTCGCTCAACACGATATAAAACGGCCAGCATCGTCAGAGATCGCCTTTCCTGAAGGCTATGCTGAGACGTACACCAACTACCTTAGCCTCGATCGCACCATGAATCCGGATCAAGTCATTCGGTTGTTTGCTAACGATGTCGCAATGCAGGGGCCAGATGATGAGGGTAAACTGCCATTTGGTTCAGTTCTTGTTGCTGAAGTGTACAAAGCTAAAAAGAATGACAAAGGTGAGATTCTCACGTCGACCCTCGGGCGCCGTATCAAAGGCGACCTTGCACTCATTGCTGTGATGCAGCGCGAAGAAGACTGGGGCGAAGGGTATGTCGCTGAGCTCAGCAATGGAAACTGGGAATTTGCAGCCTTCAAAGCTGATGGTATGGATGCCGGCAAAAATCTTGATGCATGTCGCGCATGCC